A window of Ignavibacteriales bacterium genomic DNA:
AGGCCACGGAACGAAGGTTTCGGGAAGACCTGCTCTTCCGCCTGAATGTCATTACTCTGCAGGTGCCGTCGCTCTGTGAGCGTAAGGATGACATTCCCGCGTTAGTCGATCATTTCCTCGGATTTCATGCGGGAGCCCGGCAGCCGAAGCGAGTCGAAGAACGAGCGCTGGAAATCTTGATGAAATATGATTGGCCGGGCAACGTGCGTGAGCTGGGAAACGTGATCGAGCGTGCCGTGATACTATCGCAGGATGACGTAATTTGTTTTGACGATCTGGCCATGCCGCTGCGTTCTGCCTCAGCAGGGGAGCCGGTTCCGAGTCTCAGTTCGACGGGACCGCGAGCGGGATCAGCGATCTCTCTGCTCGATATTCAGAAAGTGCACGTGGAGGCTGTGCTGGTTTCGGTGAACTGGGACAAGGAACTTGCCGCTAAGATCCTGGGTATTCGTATCAATACGCTCTATGGCAAAATACGGTCCTACCGCCTCAAGAAGCCGAAGTAGAAGTCTGTCCCACATGTAAGAAGTCCGTCTTCTCGCCGAGTTTAACCTCAGCAAGAAGACGGACTTCTACACGGGACGGACTTCTCCCCGTCTTTTTCTGCCAACTCTTTTCCGAGCAGAAAGCGCTGCTTATTCCTACCTTCTGGCAGCGATGAAGTACCTTCCCGACAACTACTACCATATCTACAATCGTGGAAACGACGGTCATCGGATATTCCTCGAACCGGAGAACTACGCGTTCTTCCTTCGGCGCTTACGCAAGTATTGTGACCGACCTCCCGCACAACTTGTTGCCTACGCTCTCATGCCCAATCACTACCATGCAATCGTATTACTCGATGGTACTTCAGACTTTTCGAATGTCTTGAGAGCGTTCACCACATCATATGTCCGGGCATTCAACACGTGGCATGGTCGAGTCGGGTATCTCTACCAGGGCAATACAAAGGCGAAGTTGATTGATAGCGATGAGTATCTGATTCATCTTTGTCGCTATATCCACCTCAACCCTGTCAGGGCTCACCTGGCGGATTGTCCTGAGCAATGGAAATATTCGGATTATCGTGAGTGGATCTCAGACTCTACTCCTAGCAAGAAGAGATGTGTGAAGGTGAGATCGATGAATTTTGAATCTGGCCCGCAGTATCAGGCCTTTGTGATGGACTATGCAGCTGAGGAGAGGATGAGGGCCGAAATCGAGGGGAGGCTGTTTGACGAGTCCAGGTAGAAGTCCGTCCCACAAGTAAGAAGTCCGTCTTCTCACCGAGTTTGTGCGTAGTAAGAAGACGGACTTCTACATCTGACGGACTTCTACATTTGACGGACTTCTCTCAGGCGATTCACAACTTATCAGCCATAACCTTCTCGATTGCCTCCTGAAGTTCCAGCCGCGAGACGGGTTTCGTGAGCACGGCCGCAGCGCCGCTGAGAGTCATCGCTTCCTTGCTGGCAGTCGAATCCTTACCTGTGATCACAAATACGGGGATGTCTTTTGTTGTCTCATCTTG
This region includes:
- a CDS encoding transposase is translated as MKYLPDNYYHIYNRGNDGHRIFLEPENYAFFLRRLRKYCDRPPAQLVAYALMPNHYHAIVLLDGTSDFSNVLRAFTTSYVRAFNTWHGRVGYLYQGNTKAKLIDSDEYLIHLCRYIHLNPVRAHLADCPEQWKYSDYREWISDSTPSKKRCVKVRSMNFESGPQYQAFVMDYAAEERMRAEIEGRLFDESR